The Halostagnicola kamekurae sequence AAGTTCTGGCTCGTCGAGTCGATTCCATCCCCGGAACCCCCTGCGATTCGCCAGATGAGTTCGTCATCGCTCATAGTAAGGTCAGTGGCCGGTGGGCCAGCAGTACCTGATTCTTCGGTCTTACCTCCCTAAAGACTTTGCTATAGATTGCCATGCATCTATCGTGAAGAATGAACAACCATCCACTTTAGACGGTCAGATCTCTCATGTTTGTTCGGAACGTTCACCAAAAGTGTGTGATATCTCCCGTTCGAAAACCAAATTCGCGTAATCTATTAGTAGAGTGGACGTTCGGTCACCAAACCCAAAAAGAGCTGCCCAGTCTGCCACTCGTAGCGAATAGCGCCGAAACGACAGTGAAAACGTACTGGAACGATAATATGTTTGGCCTGATTCGGCTATCTGCGTCGAACTCGAGAGTCCGGTTACTCGTTCTGTGGATTACTCGGATGGTAGTCGGTGTCGTACTCTCCGGGCTGATCGTCGAGCCGATCCGGATTAATGCGTCCCGACAGTAGCATGAAGTCGACGAGGGTGAGCGCGAGCATCGCTTCGACGACCGGAACGCCCCGCGGCGGAAGGACCGGATCGTGGCGGCCAATGACCTTCTCTTCTTTCAGCTCTCCCGTCTCCCAGTCGGCGGTCTGCTGGCTCTTCGGGATCGAGGTCGGCGCGTGTAGCGTTACCTCGCCGTAGATCGGTTCGCCCGAACTGATTCCGCCCTGAATGCCGCCGTGGTCGTTCTCGACCGGCGTCGGGTTCCCGTCCGCGTCGAACTCCCAGTCGTCGTTTCGGTCCTTGCCGGTCCACTCGCGCGCCTCGCGGCCGAGACCGAACTCGAAGGCCGTCGTCGCGGGCACGGCCATCATCGCCTGCCCGAGCCGCGCCGAGAGCGAATCGAATCGCGGCGCGCCCAGCCCGGTCGGCACTCCCTGGGCTTCGAAGTAGATCGAACCGCCGATAGAGTCGCCTTCCTCCTGATAGTCCTCGATGAGTTCTTGCATCTCCGCTGCGGTCTCGGGATGAGCACAGCGAACGTCGTTCTCCTCGCTGTGTTCTATGATCTCCTCGAAACTCACCTCCGGTGCCTCGACCGATCCGATCTGGTTGACGTGCGCTTTGAGCTCGATCCCCTGGGTCGCGAGGATCTTCTTCGCGATCGCGCCGGCGGCGACCCAGTTGACCGTTTCGCGCGCGGACGAACGACCGCCTCCGCCCCAGTTTCGCGTCCCGAACTTCGCCGAGTAGGTAAAATCGCCGTGGGACGGCCGCGGCGCGGTGATAAACGGCTCGTACTTGCCGGACCGGGCGTCCTTGTTCTGGATGACCATCCCGATCGGCGTCCCGGTCGTGTACCCGTCCTGGACGCCCGATTTGATCGAGACGGCGTCGGCTTCGCCGCGACTGGTCGTGATCATCGACTGGCCCGGTTTGCGCCGATCGAGGTCCCCCTGGATGTCCGATTCGGACAGCTCGAGGCCGGCCGGACAGCCCGAGACCGTACAGCCCATCGCCTCGCCGTGACTCTCGCCGAACGTGGTCACCTGAAAGAGGCGACCGAACGTATTGCCGTTCATTACCACCACATCAGAGACGCGGACACTTAGCGATGCAGGGATCGAGCCAAGGACTCGAGCGGCCCGATCGACGCGGCGGAATTCGTCAGTCGAAGTGGAACCGTTCGATCGCTCGAGACGAGCGGAACACCGACAGCGCGCCGAGACAGCCCGCCATCGCTGCGCTCAGTGCGGCCCCAAGAACGCCGATAACGACGGGGTGGACGCCGAGCGAGTCGGCGAGGGCGTCGTTGATGAGGCCCGTGTGTGCGAACATCGTCGGCGCCGCGACCAGAAAGAGCGCGATCGAGTAGACGGCGAACGCGATCGTACTCGGGATGATCGCTTCCTGACTCCGGGAGACGCTCACCTCCTCGTACCGCGGAAAGAGCGTCCCGATTCCCGACGCGAGCGGGCCGGCACACAGCCCCAGGACGAGCGCCGAGAGCGTGTACGTGCCGACCAGCGGGAGCACCATCGGACTCACGATGCCCAGTGCGGCGGTCGCAATGACCGTCACCGGGACGCCGACGAGGACGCCGGCGACCACGTGCCCGGCGACCAGGGTTTTACCGGAGGACACTCCGAGCGCAGTTACCGGCAGCGACGCGCCTTCGTTCCCGAGCACGTTCAACGTGAACAGCGACCCGGTGATCCAGGCCCCAGAGAGGCCGACGAGAAGCGGGAGGATACCACCGACGCTGCCGGTCCGGACGGTCGACGTGATCGGCATCACGAGTAACATCAGCGGGTAGAGTACGAACGAGAGCGTGATCGGGTTTCGTCTGGCGCGGATCCAGTCGACTCGAGCGACGCCGTAAATCGGCCTCGAGACGACGGACGCGAGCCTCGAGGAGCCCGATTCGGTCGGTTCTGTCTTCGTTTCGTAGTGATCGACCCGAACCGGGTCGGCGTACCAGAGCCACTCCGCGAGGCGGCCGAGGACGGCGGGGGCGATCGCCACGCCGACGGCGACCAACCCGACCGCACCGAACGCGCGGAGTACGGACGCGTCGGTACTGAGCGCGAGTAGCGCCAGATCACCGAACCACGCCAGTGGAGTTCGGACCACGATCGAAACCACCGGATCGAGCACGGATCCGACCGAGTTGGTGATGAAGACGCCCATATAAACCACTCCGAGGATTGCGAGAAATACCGTCCGAAGACGGGCCAGAAGCTTCGACCTCGCCCCGGAGTTCTTGACCGCGAGGGCGAGTACGAACCCGGAGAGAATGCCGAGCGTGACGATCGAACAGAAGGTAACGAGCAGGAGCGGCGCGGTGGCGACCGACCCGGCGCCGGCCGCGAACACGAGCGCGCCGATTCCGCCGAGGACGAACGCAGGGACGCCCCAGAGAAGTAGCTTACCGACGACCAACCCGCCGATCAACTCGCGGTGAGAAATCGTCGTCAACAGGCCGTCGGATCGATCCGGGTCCAATCCGGTCGCGTACGTCTGGTAGCCGCTCAACCCCGTGATGAAGATCCAGACGTAGACGACACCCATCCGCGCGACCTCGAGCGGTTCCTCGAACTCCCCGGACGCGACGCCCGATCCGAACGCGTACAACAGACCGATTCCCACCATAGCGAACAGTCCCATAAATCCGATCGCGATCACGATGGCCAGCAATTGCATCGGATTGTCGCGCAGTTTGCGCCACTGACGGCGGATCTCCGTTCGGCCGACGGTCCAGACGTGGCTCATCGCCTGCGAGCGATTCGCGCCGATCATAGTCTCCCCTCCATCCGTCGTACCCGCGGCTGCACCGACCGCTCGAGTCGTCTTCGCCACGGTGGTGCGAGATCGACCCTTTCGTGACTGTGCCGGAAGAGTGCTCCGTACATCCGTTACTCACCGACGACTGGGGCACTGTGGTCGGTCGTTACCGAGAGGAAGACGTCCTCGAGAGTGGAGTCTTCCGCGGCCTCGAGCGTTCCGGTCAACTCCGCCGGATCGCCCTCTTCGACGATGCGGCCCTGATAGAGCACGCCGACGAGGTCCGCCAGTTCCTCGACGACCGAGAGGATGTGCGTCGAGAGGAAGACGGTGTGGCCCTCGTCGGCGACCTGGTCGAGGACGTCGAGAACGGTCCGCGCCGCGCGCGGGTCGAGTCCGGACGTCGGCTCGTCGAGGAAGACGACATCGGGTTCGTGTAGCAAGGCCTGGATGAGTCCGATCTTCTGGCGCATCCCTTTCGAGTACGCCTCGATCCGCTTTGTGGCATCTGCCCGGAGATCGAACCGATCCAGCCAGCCGTCGATGCGTTTGTTCGCGGTCTCCTCTGGAATGTCCCTGAGGCGCGCGTAGTACTCGAGTTGTTCCCTGCCCGTGAGTTCGTCGAACACCGGCGGGTCCTCGGGGAGGTAGCCGATCGACGATCGGACGGCGTCGCGGTCGGTGACCGGTTCGCCCATGATCGTCGCGCTCCCGGAAGTCGGCCGCGTCAACGTCGTCAGCATTCGCATCGTCGTCGTCTTCCCGGCACCGTTCGGTCCGAGAAAGCCGTACACGGTGCCGCTGGGAACGACGAGATCGAGATTATCGACGACGACTGTTCCGTCGAATCGCTTCGTGAGATCGGTTGCTGTGATAGCGTTCATGTCTATAAAATTTCTCTTGTGAGTACACTCACTAAGTGTATGCCAATTAAAAGAACCCACCGCTAGTGTCGCGGTTCCAATCGAAAATGCGTCCCCCGAACGAACGCGAGGCGCGTCGAGTGCTCCCCCTGAGCCGAACTCGCGTCAGCGGCCAATTCATGGGCATCCGTTCGTTTCCCTCGAACCCATAAAACACGATCTACCGTTTTCCGGGTCAGAAAAATCGAGGGGTGAGACGCTGGAGCCGCCTTAGTTCTCGGTCTCGAGCGTCGCACCGAGACTCGAAAGGGTGTCGAAAAACCCGGGGAAGGAAACGTCGACGTGTTCGCCGCCCCGGATCGTCGTTTCGCCGTCGGCGACGAGTCCCGCGAGCGCCAGCGACATGACGATGCGGTGGTCGCCGCGTCCGTCGACGATCGCTCCCCGAACCGTCGACTCGTCGCCGTGAACGGTCAATGAATCCCGGGTTTCGGTCGTTTCGACGCCCATCTTCTCGAGTTCCTCCGCCATTGCGCTCACGCGATCGGTCTCCTTGTATCGGACGTGTTCAGCGTCGGTGATCCGCGTCTCGCCGTCGGCGACCGCGCCGAGGGTCGCGATCGTCGGGAGGAGATCAGGCGTGTCTTCGACCGAAACGTCGATTCCCTCGAGCGCACCCGTCGAGACGTCGATCGTCCCGTCGTCGCGGTTCCATTCGACGTTCGCGCCCATCCGATCGACCACATCGACGATCGCGGTGTCACCCTGCGCGCTCGGATGTGCCCCCTCGATTCGAACGCCACCCTCGCTCGCGATCGCGCCCGCCGCGAGCGGATACGAGATCGACGAGAAGTCGCCGGGGACGGCGTACTCGCCGCCTTCGGGCGCGTAGGACTGCCCACCCGGGACCGCGAAGCCGTCATCGGTCGATTCGGCGTCGACGCCGAAGTCAGCCAACACTTCGATCGTCACGTCGACGTACGGCGCGGACTTGAGTTCCGTCTCGAGGTCGATCTCGAGACCCTCTGCCGTCACCGCGCCGGCCATCAACAGGGCGGTGATGTACTGCGAGGACACGTCGCCCGGAATCGACACGCGGTCGCCCGACAGCGGACCGGTGACGACCAGTGGTGCCTGTCCATTTTGTCGCGTGCTCGCCGCGTCGGCTCCCAGATCCGAGAGCGCCTCGAGCAGCGGCCCCTGTGGACGCGACCGGAGCGACCCGTCGCCGGTGAGCACGCTCGTGCCGTCGGCCAGCGCCGCCGCCGCGGTGACGAGACGCATCGTCGTGCCGCTGTTGTCGCAGTCGATCACGTCCGCCGGCACCTCGGGAGTCCCGTCGAAGCCCTCGATCTCGAGGGTCCCGTCGTCCGATCGGGTGACGCTGCCCCCGAACAGGGTCACCGCACGCGCGGTCGCTCGCGTATCCGCACTCCAGAGCGCGTCGCGGACCGTCGCGCTATCGGCGTACCCCGACGCCAGAATCGCACGATGCGTGTAACTCTTCGATGGCGGTGCCGTCGCCGTTCCCTCGAGCTCCGACGGAGCGAGCGTGACGTTCATGCTCGGTCTGTGGAGTGGATGCCCTATACCGATACCGGTACGGTTGGCCAGAACGATCGGACCGCTCTCTCGGCCGCCAGATTCTGCAGGAGGATTCGATCACTCGGGACAGCCGATCGACGCCACGATTTCCTCGAGCGGTTCGCCCGGATGCGGGCTCGAAACCTCGTAGCTCACGCCTTCGCACTCCCAGAAGATGCTCTCGAGGCCACCGGCGCGACGATACGCCTCGTGACCGGCGATATCGATCGGTGTGAGCACGTCCGGATGGAATCGGGGTTGCTCCCTGACGGCGACGAACAGTTCGCGTTCGGGCGTGGTCGGCTCGACGTACCAGCTCGTCGCCGTCGTGCCGAAACCCCTGTTCAGGACGGTGATTCGGTCGAGTTCGAAGCCGTCCGGTATCGCGGGGTTCGGGAGGTCGAACGAAAGTTCCGCCTCCGCGGCCGCCGGCGTGTCGAAGACTCCGATGGGTTCGGCGCCGATCGACTTGACCTCGGCGTTCGGCGGCGGATCGTAGGTAAACGTCTCGTCGTCTATCCCCTCGTTGATCTCGAGCTCGTCGTAGGTCACCGTGAGGCTGTGGAGGGTACGGTCGTCGGTTTCGACGACCGTCCGCTCTTTGATCGGGTATCGACTCTCGCGATCGACCCAGATCGACCGGACCGTCTCCGCCTCCTCGACCTCAGCCTCATCGACCCCCCCCCCCGAGCGGAATCGTGTATATCGTTTCCCCGACCAGCAACTCGATCGATCGGCCGACTTCCTCGTCCGATTTCGGGGTCGCATCGACGACGTACGCGTCCCTGTCGTCGACCGTGTCAGTTCCGTCGAGGGCCAGATCGTACTCCTCGAGGAGCGATTGCAGGATCAGACGGGTTCGGTCCTCGACGAACCGGTTCGGGTGGTGGCGTTCGAGAACTTTTCCCGTGGTCGGATAGTACCCCCACGTCACCGCCTGCGTTCGGACCGACACTGTCCCCTCGGGCGCCCGCGAGTCGGACGACTCGAGGACCTCCCGTCGCTGGGCGTCCGGCGGTCGCTGAAAGAGTCGTTCCCGGCGTTCGATGGTCTCTTCCGGCGTTTCGGCCGTCATCGTCCGGACGGCGGCGAGGTTGTTGACGGCCTCTCGAGCGTCGATGGCCGCTCGAACGAGGTCGTCGCCGGAAGGGTCGTCCGCCGAACTCGTTTTCTCGAGACACCCGGCGAGGGCACCGGTGACACCTGCTGCGATGAGACGGCGGCGGCGCATACGTCATCGTTGTAAGGTTTATTGAAAAACGTGGGGATTTGTTTCGAACTTACGGCGACGCCGGACGAAGGGAAGATCCCGTTCCGCGCCGGTGCCGGGACCCTCGTAATTATGTGCTCGCCTGCCACAGTTCCGGCCATGGATATCGACCTCGAACCGCTTCGGTCCGCGCTCGCGGCCGAGGGTATCGACGGCTACCTCATCGACGCCGACGGATCGGACTCCGACCAGCGGTACGTCTCCGATTTCACTGCCCCGGACCCCTACCAGACGCTGGTTACGACCGCGCCGACCGGCCAGTCGAGCGGATCGGCCGGTCCGTCCGAGCCGACTGGTTCGTCCGAATCAGCAGAGTCGCCCGGATCGGACGAGTTCGGCGGGCGTCGCGGCGTCCATCTCCTAGTCTCCGGCCTCGAGTACGGGCGAGCGCGCACGGACGCGACCGTCGACTCGATCGCTCGACGCGCCGACTTCGACTATCGCGACCGCGTCGCGGAATACGGCCCCCAGGAGGGAACCGTCCGGACGATCGCGGCGTTTCTCGAGTCACACGACGTCGAGTCGGTGGCCGTTCCCCCGAGCTTCCCGACGGGGACCGCGGACGGACTTCGGGAACGGGGGATTTCGGTGACGGTCGAATCCCAGAGGATCGTCGAAACGGAGATCCGAGCGCGCAAATCCGGGTGGGAGGTCGAACAGATTCAGTCGACCCAGCGTGCGAACGAGCGGGCGATGGCCGTCGCCGAGGAGTTGATCGCGACCGCGGACGTCGAGGACGGCGTTCTCGTGTACGACGGCGACCCGCTGACGAGCGAGCGCGTCACGACTGAGATCGAAATCGAACTGCTTCGCAACGGCTGTGCGCTCGACGAGACGATCGTCGCCTGCGGGGCCGACGGCGCGGACCCCCACGACCGCGGCAGCGGCCCACTCGAGGCGGACGAACTGATCGTGATCGACATCTTCCCGCGGGACAAGGAGACTGGCTACTTCGGCGATATGACCCGCACGTTCCTGCGCGGCGTCCCGAGCGAGGAACAACGCCGGCGATACGACGTGACCCAGCGCGCTTACGAGGCGGCCCTCGAGGCCGTCGAGGCGGGCGTAACGGGAGCGGCGGTCCACGACGTGGCCTGCGACGTGATCGAAGACGCCGGCTACGAAACCCTGCGGAGCGATCCGACGACGGAAACGGGCTACATTCACAACACGGGCCACGGCGTCGGCCTCGACATCCACGAACAGCCCACGGTGTCGCCGTCCGGCGGGGAACTCGAGCCCGGCCACGTCATCAGCATCGAGCCCGGCATCTACGATCCGGCCGTCGGCGGCGTCCGAATCGAGGATCTGGTCGTCGTCACCGAGGACGGACACAGGAATTTCAACGAGTACGGCGTTCGCCTCGAGCCGAGGGCGTAGCCGGCACCGAGACGAATCGGTCTCGAACGAGACAGAGTGGGAGATTCAGTTACCCGCACAGATCTCGAGGAAGTTCTCGAAGATCTCGTCGCCTTCCTCGGTGTGAGCGACCTCCGGGTGCCACTGGACGCCGTAGAGATCCCGGTCGGTGTCGCTCATCGCCTCGACACCGCAGACGTCGCTCGAGGCGGTCCGTTCGAATCCATCGGGAACTTCTTTGACCTCGTCGGCATGACTCGCCCAGACGCGGGTTTCGGGATACAGCGAACCCGTGAGCGGGTCGTCCTCCGAGTGCAGGTCGACGGTGACGTCGGCGTAGCCGCCGTACTCGCCGCCGCCGACGCGACCGCCGAGTTCCTCGGCGATCAACTGCATGCCAAGACAGATTCCCAGCACCGGCATGTCCGACTCGAGGTACGCCGCCGATTCTCCAGTGCGATCCATGTCCGGCCCGCCCGAGAGCACGACGCCGTCGGCGTCGACGTCTTCAGGTGGCGTGTCGTTGTCGATCAGTTCCGAGTCGACGCCGAGGTCCCGAAGCGCTCGATCCTCCAGGTGCGTAAACTGTCCGTGGTTGTCCACCACGACGATCTTCGTCATTGGCGGGGGATAGCGAGCGAGTCGGTAAAAGCAGTCCGGAAGCGAACCCGATCGCTGCCGTCGGCCCTGACTCGTCGGCCCCGTCGGCTCTGATTCGTCGGTGTCACCGGCCTGACTCACCGGTATCGTCGGTCTGATTCATCGGTACCGTCGATTCTGACTCGTCCGTCTGCTACCGGTGCGCGCAGTCGGTACGTTTATGCGCATTTCCGACGATGATCCGCGCATGGCTATCGATCTCAGCGAGTTCGACCATCCGGCGTGGCTCACCGCAGCGGGAACGGGCGTGGGATACCTGTTGATCCTCGTTTTGCTGACTATCCTGCTCTTTCTCGTTCCGTGGGGCATCTTCGAACTGTTGTAAGTCGCTCCCTCGGTCGCTTATCCCTACGCCGAAAGCGACTTGCTCGTATCTTAGGTGGTTTCTAGAGATTGGTATTGGCCGTCAGTGTTCTCGCATTACAGGTTCATGGTTTATTGAATTTCATATTAATGGGACAGAAGTAATTTAAATTTAGCTTCCATGTTCGAACCATGACATCCAGGCAGTTTAAGACAATTATCGGGATAGCAATGGTTGGAATCGGACTTGTACAGGTGTCTCTCTATGCCGTACAAAGCGAGTTGATTCCCACCGGTTTGGGAGCCTTTTACTCGCTACTCGGAATCGTTTACCTCTGGGCTGAAGTATACGCTGCTGAGTAGTACTGTTTCCGGGATCATCGCGTCGAAGCACGCGTTTGAACGACCTGCGTAGAATAGCAGCAGCGTCGCGCTCGAGAATCGTCCTCCTACAAACCGGCTCGAGAAGCCGCTTCAGGCGAACGTCTTCGAGACGTCCTCGGTCTCGTCGGAACTGGCCTGAACCTTCTCCCAGGCGTTCTGGAAGTCCTCCATCCGGATCTCGGTTCGGTCGTCGCGGATGGCGAACATCCCGGCCTCGGTACAGATCGCCTTGACGTCGGCACCGGAGGCCTCGTCGGCCTCGGCGGCGAGGGACTCGAACTCGACGTCGTCGGCGACGTTCATGCCTCGAGTGTGGATCTGGAAGATCAGTTCTCGGCCCTCCTGATCGGGTTTGGGAACTTCGATGAGTCGGTCGAAGCGGCCGGGGCGGAGGATGGCGCGATCGAGCATGTCGAAGCGGTTGGTGGCGGCGATGATGCGGATCTCGCCGCGCTCTTCGAAGCCGTCCATCTCCGAGAGCAGTTGCATCATCGTCCGCTGGACTTCGGCGTCGCCGGAGGTCTTGGACTCGGTTCGCTTGGCGGCGATGGCGTCGATCTCGTCGATGAAGATGACCGCGGGTTCGTGCTCGCGTGCGACCTCGAAGAGGTCTCGAACGAGTTTCGCACCTTCACCGATGAACTTGTGGACCAGCTCCGAGCCGGCCATCTTGATGAACGTCGCGTCGGTCTGGTTTGCGACCGCTTTCGCGAGCATCGTCTTACCGGTTCCCGGCGGTCCGTGAAGGAGGACGCCGCTCGGCGGTTCGATACCGACGTCGTCGAACATGCCGGGTTTCTTCATCGGCATCTCGACGGTTTCGCGAACCTCCTGTAGCTGGTCCTCGAGCCCGCCGATGTCCTCGTACTCGACTTCGGGGCTCTGGGTGACTTCCATCACGCGAGCCCGGACGTCGGTCTCTCCGGAGAGGGTCTTGACGATCGAGAGGGAGTTGTTGACGGCGACCCGGGAATCGGGCTCGAGGTCCTCGCGCATCTCCTCGGTGACCTCGGTCAGGGCCTCCTGATTGTTTCCGTGCTGTTTGATGATGACGCCTTCGTCGGTCAGTTCCTGAACCGTCGCGACGAAAAGCGGCGACTGCTTTAGCTTCTTGTTTTCGTGGGTGAGTCGCTCGAGTTTCTGCTGGTACTTGTTGTTCTCGGCGTTCGCATCGAGGAGTTTGTCGCGCATCTCCTCGTTTTGCGACTCGAGGATCTCCAGGCGGTCCTCGAGCGACTGTATTTTCTCCTGTTGGGACGCCTCGTCCTCGTCGTATGGGAGGTCGACGTCGTCCACAGTGTCGCTCATTAACCCACCTTTGGGTGTTGGTTCATAAGAGGCTTCGGGTCGATACATCGGATATATTTTATTACCGCTGAGCATTTATCGAAACAGAAAATATTATCACCCTGTATCCGAAACGGGTATTCGATGAGCGCTTCAGAGCCGTTTCGACAGGAGTCGACCCCCCGGGGGAGCTGGGAGGACGTCCGGGATCTGCCGCCGAGTGCGAAACTCGTCGCGAAGGTCCTCGAGTACAACGACACGATGACCCAACAGCAGATTGCAGACGAGACCCTGCTTCCGGCGCGAACCGTCCGTTACGCGCTCAACCGCCTCGACGACCAAAACGTCATCGACTCTCGCTTTTCGTTCTCGGACGCCCGAAAACGGCTTTACAGCCTCGACATCGAATCCTGAACTCGCTTTCGCGCTTCTGACCGCCCTCGATCGATCCAGTCATACTTTCAGTCCGGTCACGGAACCCATTTAGGGGAGCCAGAACAAGAACGGCGTAGATGACGCGGGTGATACACACGGGCGATACCCACATCGGGTACCAGCAGTACAACACACCCGAGCGACGACGCGACTTTCTCGAGGCGTTCCGCGAAGTCGTCGACGACGCGGTCGAGGACGACGTCGACGCGGTGGTCCACGCGGGCGACCTGTTTCACGACCGACGACCGGGACTGGTGGATCTGCAGGGCACGGTCGAAATTCTGCGCACGCTCGAGGACGCCGACATTCCGTTTCTCGCCGTCGTCGGCAACCACGAGTCCAAACGCGACGGCCAGTGGCTCGACCTGTTTGCCGACCTCGGCCTCGCGACTCGACTCGGCGCCGAACCCCACGTTCTCGACGACGTCGCGCTCTACGGCCTCGATTTCGTCCCCCGATCGCGTCGGGATGCCCTCGAGTACGATTTCGACCCGCTCCCGGACGCCGCAGACCATGCGGCGCTCGTGACCCACGGCCTGTTCGAGCCGTTCGCTCACGCCGACTGGGACACCGAACGCCTGCTCGAGGAATCGACCGTCGACTTCGACGCCGTCCTCCTCGGCGACAACCACAAACCCGACACCGCGGAGGTGCTCGAGACGTGGGTCACCTACTGCGGATCGACCGAGCGCGCGAGCGCCAGCGAGCGCGAGGACCGCGGGTACAACATCGTCACCTTCGACTCCGCAACCGAGTCACAATCCGACGAGACGGACGAGGTGACGATCCGCCGACGCGGGCTCGCCGACACGCGCTCGTTCGTCTTCGTCGACGTCGAACTCGGCGAGGGAGAGGGCCTCGAGCGCGTACAGGAACGGGTTCGGGAGTACGACCTCGAGGACGCCGTCGTGATCGTCACCGTCGAAGGGGACGGTCGGCCGATCACGCCCGCGACCGTCGAGGAGTTCGCGACCGACCGCGGCGCGCTCGTCTCGCGAGTCAACGACCGCCGAGAGCTTCCCGAACAGGACGAGGAGGTCTCGGTCAGCTTCGCCGATCCCGACGACGCCGTCCGAGAACGGGTCCGCGAACTGGGACTCAGCGACGCCGCGTTGAACATAGACCGGACAGTTCGACGCGCGGATCTCGCGGACTCGAACGTTCGAGAAACCGCAGAGCGGCTAGTTCGAGAGCTCCTCGAGGAGGATCGTTCGGCGTTCGAACCCGCGCCGGATCGCGATCCCGAAGATGTCACGACGCTCGCCGATGCAATCGCTGATGGAGACGGCGAGGCGGTCGACGGAGACAGCGAGACGGCCGGTAAAGGTGTCGAGCCAGCCGACGAAGCTGTCGAGGCGGCAGATAAAGACGGCGAGTTGGCTGACACAGACACTGACACGACAGACGAACTACCGTCCGACTCGAGCGAGGAGACTACCGGCTCTCCCTCGGAAGAGGGGGGACCCCAATCAGAAAGGACAACGGAGGACGCGACGGCGACAGCCCCCTCTCAGTCCGACGACCGATCCGACGATCCCGAGACCGATTCGGAGACGACCTCGCTGGGTGATTTCGCGTGAAAGTCGAACGCATCCGGCTTCGGAACTTCAAGTGCTACGGCGAGGCCGACCTCGGCCTCGAGCGCGGTGTGACCATCGTCCACGGCGTCAACGGCAGCGGCAAGTCGACGCTGCTCGAGGGCGTCTTCTTCGCGCTCTACGGCTCGAAAGCGCTGGACGATCGCACGCTCGACGACGTGATCACGACCGGCGAGGAGGAAGCCGAAATCGAACTGGCGTTCCGACACGACGACGTCGACTACCGGGTCGAACGCCACCTCAAACTCCGCGGCGATCGGGCAACGACGACCAAGTGCGTCCTCGAGACGCCCGAGGGAACGGTCGAGGGCGCGACCGACGTTCGCGAGCGAGTGACGACCCTCCTGCGGATGGACGCCGAGGCGTTCGTCAACTGCGCGTACGTCCGTCAGGGCGAGGTGAACAAGCTCATCCACGCCTCGCCAAGCGACCGCCAGGACATGATCGACGACCTCCTGCAACTGGGCGCGCTCGAGGAGTACCGCGAGCGCGCGAGCGACGCGCGGCTGGGCGTGAAGACGGTCCTTGACGGCCAGCAGGACGTCCTCGAGGACGTTCGAAGTCAGGTCGAACGAAAGGAGGACAAGGACCTCCACGAACGCCTGAACGAACTCGAGGAAAGGCGGGCCGACCTCGCGGCGGACATCGAGAACTACGAGTCCCAGCGCGAGAACGCGAGCGACACCCTCGAGGCCTCGACGGAGATCCTCGAGCGCCACGAGGAGACCCGCGAGGAGATCGAAACGCTCGAAGATGAAATAGAGACGATTCGATCCAAGATCGCCGAGACCGAGCGAAAACGCGAGGGCGCGGGAGAGACGATCGACGATCGAAAGACGCGGCGGGACGAACTCGCAGACGAGCGCGAGAGGGTTCTCGCGGCTATCGACCACGTG is a genomic window containing:
- the mre11 gene encoding DNA double-strand break repair protein Mre11 is translated as MTRVIHTGDTHIGYQQYNTPERRRDFLEAFREVVDDAVEDDVDAVVHAGDLFHDRRPGLVDLQGTVEILRTLEDADIPFLAVVGNHESKRDGQWLDLFADLGLATRLGAEPHVLDDVALYGLDFVPRSRRDALEYDFDPLPDAADHAALVTHGLFEPFAHADWDTERLLEESTVDFDAVLLGDNHKPDTAEVLETWVTYCGSTERASASEREDRGYNIVTFDSATESQSDETDEVTIRRRGLADTRSFVFVDVELGEGEGLERVQERVREYDLEDAVVIVTVEGDGRPITPATVEEFATDRGALVSRVNDRRELPEQDEEVSVSFADPDDAVRERVRELGLSDAALNIDRTVRRADLADSNVRETAERLVRELLEEDRSAFEPAPDRDPEDVTTLADAIADGDGEAVDGDSETAGKGVEPADEAVEAADKDGELADTDTDTTDELPSDSSEETTGSPSEEGGPQSERTTEDATATAPSQSDDRSDDPETDSETTSLGDFA
- a CDS encoding MarR family transcriptional regulator; this encodes MSASEPFRQESTPRGSWEDVRDLPPSAKLVAKVLEYNDTMTQQQIADETLLPARTVRYALNRLDDQNVIDSRFSFSDARKRLYSLDIES
- the pan1 gene encoding proteasome-activating nucleotidase Pan1, which codes for MSDTVDDVDLPYDEDEASQQEKIQSLEDRLEILESQNEEMRDKLLDANAENNKYQQKLERLTHENKKLKQSPLFVATVQELTDEGVIIKQHGNNQEALTEVTEEMREDLEPDSRVAVNNSLSIVKTLSGETDVRARVMEVTQSPEVEYEDIGGLEDQLQEVRETVEMPMKKPGMFDDVGIEPPSGVLLHGPPGTGKTMLAKAVANQTDATFIKMAGSELVHKFIGEGAKLVRDLFEVAREHEPAVIFIDEIDAIAAKRTESKTSGDAEVQRTMMQLLSEMDGFEERGEIRIIAATNRFDMLDRAILRPGRFDRLIEVPKPDQEGRELIFQIHTRGMNVADDVEFESLAAEADEASGADVKAICTEAGMFAIRDDRTEIRMEDFQNAWEKVQASSDETEDVSKTFA